The genomic region ACGCGAACCCGTCGCCGAGGTAGCGGCGGGCGACCGTCTGGTGCGACCGGACGTCCGCGTCGGGATGGCGTCTGGAGCCGACCGAGAGGGCAGCGCGCTCGTCTACGACGGGCTCGACCACGTCCGCGATGGAGTCCGCGGGGGTCGCGCCGTCGGCGTCGGCGAAGGCGAGCACGTCGGTGTCGAGGTGCTCGAAGCCGCAGGTGATGGCCGCCCCTTTGCCACGGCGGGCGTCCACAGCGTGGACGGTGCAGGGGGCGTCTTCGAGCGCCGCGAGCGTCTCGCTATCGGGCGCGTCGAGTTCCACGAGGAGAGTCTCGGGGTCCAGTCGGTCATCGAGGGCGGACAGGTAGTCGACGAGTCTGTCGACAACGGGGTCGTAGGCGGGGACGACGACTCCGACTGACCGTTGCATTACTTCGTGAAGGGTCGCCGCGGGGAGTAAAAGGGTTCGCTTCCAGCCGGTGGGTCGAAGGGAAAAGCCCTTACCCGACGACCACTCGTATCACCGGTATGGAAATTGGGCTGGTCGTCCTCTGGCTCGCGATGATGGTCGGTTTGACCGTCGTCGCCGCCCCGCTCTCCGCGCTCGTCTTCTCGCCCCTCTCCGACCGCGGTGGAACCCTCGCCCTCCCGCTCGCCCTCGCAGTCCTCGGCGTCACGAGCTACTGGGTCGGACAGGTCGCGTTCGGCTGGCCCGGCATCGTCGCGACGCTGCTCGTCCTCGGTGGCGGGTCCGCGTACGCGTTCTCGCGCGGAATCGACCCTGACTGGCGGCAGGTCGGGGTGGGCTTCGCCGTGTTCACCATCGGGTTCGGACTCGTCGTCCTCATCCGGAACG from Haloarchaeobius sp. HME9146 harbors:
- a CDS encoding glycosyltransferase, with translation MQRSVGVVVPAYDPVVDRLVDYLSALDDRLDPETLLVELDAPDSETLAALEDAPCTVHAVDARRGKGAAITCGFEHLDTDVLAFADADGATPADSIADVVEPVVDERAALSVGSRRHPDADVRSHQTVARRYLGDGFAFLARTFLNVDLYDFQCGAKAIDREAWQQVRGHLYEAGFAWDLELIAMTNARGYRVAEVPVIWEDQPESTVSPVGTTIELALSLVKSRHRAKRLTGNRLHSFISNRRSNTNPLVDRLARESDE